Proteins encoded within one genomic window of Formosa agariphila KMM 3901:
- a CDS encoding VOC family protein, with translation MKLLILLSVFVLSSYYVKAQSFELVHDHSTIQVEDIEVSAKFYADILNLKELETPWPDYKLIRFFETGKNQQLHIAQAQI, from the coding sequence ATGAAACTCTTAATCTTACTGAGTGTTTTCGTTTTAAGTTCATATTACGTTAAGGCTCAATCCTTCGAACTCGTACATGACCATTCTACCATTCAGGTTGAAGATATTGAAGTCAGTGCAAAATTTTATGCAGACATATTAAATTTAAAGGAGTTGGAAACACCCTGGCCAGATTATAAATTAATCCGATTCTTTGAAACAGGAAAAAACCAACAACTACACATTGCACAAGCACAGATTTAA